The Haloarchaeobius litoreus DNA window GTTCTGCGGGAGGAACCCCTCGCCGTCGTGCTGGTGGTCGAAGACGTACTCGAGGTGGTCGACCGCGCTCTCGACGTCGCCCATCGCGTCGAACGCGGTGAACACCTGGTAGAGGTCCCGGGCCCAGACGAAGTTGTAGCCGTGGTCGCTGGACTCGCGGGCGCTCACCGCCGAGCCCCAGGGGACGGACGGGCTGGCGATGCCCGCGCCGGCGAACGTCTTGTCCTCGACGGCCTTCAGCACCATCGCGGCAGCGCGGTACTGGTCGGCCAGGAAGCCGTCGTCGGCGACGGACGCGGGCAGTTCGACCGGCGCGAGGTACTCCCGCCACGAGTCGACGTAGCCCGCGTGGGCGGTCTCGTAGCCGTCGGCAAGCGCGTCGCGTGCGGTCCGGAGTGCCGCGTCGGCGTCGCCGTCGGTGGCGAACCCGAGCGCGACGGTCCGGGAGGCGGACTCGGCTCCGGACGCGAGCTGTCCGACCAGCGTGAGCACGCCCTCGGCGGCGGTCGCGTCGGCCGGGAGGGTACCCGTCTCGAAGAAGTGCTGCATCCCGGGCGCGGCGGACTCCGCGACGGCGATGTCGTCGAACCCGCGGTCGGCCGCGAGCGCGAGCGCGACGACGACCGGCTCGCCGTCCGCATCCTGCGTCACGATGCCGTCGGCACCGGTGTCGGCGGCCGTGAGCGCGTCGTCTGGAGCGTTGCTGTCACCGAGAGACCGACCTTCCCCCGTCGTGTGTTCGGCGCGCCCCGACGGCGTGGGTGTTGCGACGACGGAGCAGTCGAGCGGTGCGTCGGCCTCGAAGGTCACCTCCAGCAGGAGCGCGTCGCGGGCCGGGTCGGCGACGTGTTCGACGGTGAGCGTCCAGTCGTACTCGTCGGCCGTCTCCGTCACGGTCTGCCGGAACGTCAGTGCGTCCGACGCGGTCGGCTCGACGGTCCGTTCGAGCGAGTCGTCCTCACCGGGCGGCGAGTGGGTGCGGGCGACGTAGCCTTCGCCGTCGGTCACGTGGAAGCCGACGTGGCGGGCGTCGAGCGTGTCGATGCGGGGGAACCGGGGCTCGGTCAGCGCGCCGTCGGTGAGGGTGAACCAGACCCTCGACGGGTCGTCGACGTGGTGGTCGGCGACCGTGCCGACGCCCCGCTTCGCACCGGTCGTCCAGTGTGGGTCGGCACGCCGGGGCTCGGCTCCCTCGTCGGTCGTCACCGTCCCTCCGTCGGTCCGGGTCCGGGGTCCGTCCATCGTCTCCTGCGTTGACAGCCCCTCGCCACGGATATCGGTTCTGCCTCCGCAGCCCGCGAGTCCGGCGAGGCAGCCCGCCGTGAGCGCCGAGAGCAGCGTGCGCCGTTCGTGTCCACCAGCGGTCCGTCGAGTCATGCAGTGGTACGCAACCCCACGCTCGAAAAAGATTACGAAATAATCAATCATAGATTCACAGATTTGGGAAAGAGTTATGTGTTGGCACGCACCCACACAGTACAATGGCCAGTCTTCGCATCGACAACCTGCGCAAGGAGTACGACAAGGGCTCCATCGTCGCAGTGGACGGGCTCTCGCTGGACATCGCGGACGGCGAGTTCGTCACGGTCGTCGGTCCCTCGGGCTGTGGGAAGACGACGACGCTGCGGATGATCGCCGGGCTGGAACGCAGCACCTCCGGCAGCATCCACATCGGCGACGACGACGTGACCGACCAGTCCGCCCGCGAACGCGACGTGGCGATGGTGTTCCAGAACTACGCGCTCTACCCGCACAAGACCGTGGCCCAGAACATGGGCTTCGGCCTGCGGATGAGCACCGATCTCTCGAAGGAGGAGCGCGACGAGAAGGTCCGGTGGGCCGCCGAGATGATGGACATCGAGGAGCTGCTGGAGAAGAAGCCGGGCGAGCTCTCCGGCGGGCAGAAACAGCGCGTCGCACTCGGCCGTGCCATCGTGCGCGAGCCCGCCGTCTTCCTGTTCGACGAGCCGCTGTCGAACCTCGACGCGAAGCTGCGGACGACGATGCGCACCGAGATACAGCGCCTCCAGAACGAGCTGGACATCACCGCCGTCTACGTCACGCACGACCAGGAGGAGGCGATGACGATGGGCGACCGGATGGTCATCCTGCGCGACGGCCGGCTCCAGCAGGCCGGCGCACCGAAGCACGTCTACGAGAACCCGGCCAACCGGTTCGTCGGCGGCTTCGTCGGTTCGCCGAGCATGAACTTCGTCGACGTCACCGCGAGCACGACCGGCGGCACGACCACGCTCGCCAGCGACGACCTCACCTGTGAACTGTCCGGAGCAGTCGCGGACGACCTGCCGGCCGACGACGAGTTCGTCCTCGGCGTCCGGCCCGAAGACGTCGCACCGGCCAGCGGGGACACGGGCACGGGCCTCACCGCGACGGTCGAGGTCGTCGAACCCGTCGGCAGCGACAACTACATCTACCTCGACGTGGCCGACCAGTTCATCGCCCGTGTCGACTCGACGGTCGAACCGGCCCCCGGCGAGTCGATGGCCGTCGCCTTCGACGAGTCGGCACTCCACCTGTTCGACACCGACACCGGCGAGGCGGTCGCCGTCGGAGAACGCCGCGCCGAAGCACACACCGTCTAGAACAGCGTCGCCCCCTTCTGCGTTCCGACACCTGCCGTTTCCTGCCACTGCCGTCGACTCTCCCCGGGGTCAGTCGTCCTCGCCCACCGTTGCCGATGTCTGTGCCGTCCGCACGTCCTCCCGAGCGGCGGCAACGAGCCGGATGGCGTGCGGCCAGCCCAGCGGCGTCGCGCTGTCGGGGGTGCCGTCGTCGAACACCTGCTCTGGCAGGTACCCGCCAGCCGTGCAGAGGCTCCCGCCGGGTGAGAGCTCCGCGAGCAGCGCCGCCGAAAGGGTGGCGAACTGGTCGCCATCCCGCCGGCCCTGCGCGTCGAGCAGCCCTGCGAGTTCGGCCGCCGCATGGGCACCCCACGCCGTCGCGACGGTCCAGACCTTCGGGTCGTCCTGCTCGCGAGCGCGCCAGTCGTCACCCTCGTAGCGGACGAGCCCGTACACGTCGTCCGTCCGGCGGGCGAGCCCCGCGACGGCGTGTTCGGTGTGGCTGGCGAGCCGATCGAGCCGGTCGTCGGTGACCACGCCGAGCGCGGCGGCCGCCCGATGGGCCTCGACCAGCGCGAACGAACTGGAGTCGAACCGCGCGTCCAGGTCGCCGTCGACCAGTCGCAGGCCGTACGCCTCCCGCTCGCGGCTCCAGAGCGCGTCGAGTCCGTCGAACACCTCGCGGGTCCGCCGGTCCGCGTGGTCAGCGAGTTCGCCAACCGGGGCGCGGGCGACCGCCGCGTACGCCTGGAGGTACGTCGCGGCGGTGTGCGTGAACCGGCCGGTCATGTCCTCCCAGGCGTTCTGGCAGGCGACCGGCAGCCCGTCGTCGCCGAGCCAGTCGTCCAGTGCGTCGACGCCGGCGGCGAGCGCGTCGTCGAGTGCATCGATGGCGGGCGCGTCGGCCGTCGCGAGGTCGTCGGCGGCGAGCCGCCGGCGGTAGGCCGCGAGGAACGCGACGACGCTCGCGGTCTGGTCGGCCTGATAGTCGTCGCCGCCGCCCTCGAGGGTCGCGTTCGCCCACCCGGGCGCGAGCGACCCGTCCGACGGCCAGACGCGGTGCGGCCAGCTCCCGTCGTCGAGCTGCGTGTCGAGGTAGAAGCACGCGCTCCGGTGGTGTTCGGCGTCGAGTCCGAGGTCGAGTTCGGCGTCGGCGTCCAGCAGGTAGCGGGCGATCTCGGCGTCGTCGCGGAACCAGGTGTAGCCGTAGCCGCCGGAGTTGGCGTAGTTCGGGTCGAAGTCCGGCCCGGCGACGCGGCCGCCGCCCGGCGCGGTGAGCAGTCGGAGCGCCCGCAGGTCGGCGGCGACGGTTTCGGGTCCCCCCGTCACCGGCGGTTGAAGCTGCTCGCGGGCGACGGCGGCGAGCCCGTCGGGGTCGTGGTCCGTGGCGAGTCCGGTGACCCGCTCGATGGCCGTCTCGCGGTCGGTGTCCCCCTCGGTGAGCAGGCTCGCGACGGTCGCCGCGCCGTCCACCAGCGGGACGACGACGAGGACGTTCCCGCCGAGTTGTCCGGACTCGTACGGCTCGTCCTCGCCGATCTCGGGGCCGGGGGGCGGGCCCTCGGCGAGGAGCTCCTCGAAGTCCGCCGGGCGGCGGCCCTCGACTTGCTCGAAGCCGGTGTCGGCGGCGAGGAAGTCGTGCTCGGTGCGGTGGTAGGCCTCGACGACGTTCCGGTCGCGGTGGGCGAGCTGGCCCACCTGGGTCTCCCTGCAGTCGGGGACGAACGAGGCGTAGCAGACGAGCGCGTCCGCCGGGCCGTCGACGTCGACGTGCGTGACGTGCCCGGTGCCGGCGGTCAGGTCCCGCCGGTCGACGCGCACGTCGCCGTCGTCGAACGTCGTCTCGACCAGGGCCGTGTGGTCGTCGTAGCGCTGCTCGCGGGCGTCGAAGCCGTCCAGCCAGCGCGTCTCGCCGTCGACCCGGACGCCGAAACGCGCCCGGGCGAGCCCGCCAAGCGTCGAGAGCGGCGCGGAGAAGTCCGCGAGCCGGCCGTCGCGGCCGACGTAGACGAGCCGGCCGTCGACGCCGGAGAACCGGCCGTCCGTGGTCCGGAGTTCGCCGGGGAACCGGGTCGGGTGGTCCCGGGTCCGCCTGTAGTCGCGGATCGAGGCGCGGAGATTCATTGCTTCGTGGTTCCCGTCCCGAATCATAAATCTTGTTGTAATTGTATTTCATAGATTCAGTCCGGTGCGGCGGCGGCCCGTCACGCCACCACGGACGGCCGCCGTCACCACCGCGGGTCGACCGACGCGTGGGACAGCTCGGTCGAGCCGAACGTGGGTGACCGGGTCGATACTCTCGAAAGCGGTAAGGGCTGGAGTGCCGTGGTGTCGAGACACACCCGGGAGACACCATGGAGGACACCTCACTGACCGACCGGCTGGAGCGACTCGGCCTCTCCGAGAAGGAGATCGACACGTACCTCGCCATCCTGGACCACGGCGAGGCGAAGGCGAGCACCATCGCTGACGACGCGGGCGTCTCGAAGCGCTACGTCTACAGCGTCAGCGAGAAGCTCGCCGACCGGGGGTTCGTCGAGGTGAACGACCATGCGGTCCCGACGCTCATCCAGGCCCACCCGCCGGACGAGGTCGTCCAGCGCCTCACCGCGGAGCTGGAGTCGCTGGGACCGGACCTCTCGGCGCGCTGGAACCGCGTCACCGAGCAGGAGCGTGAGTTCGAGATCCTGAAGGCACGAGCGACGGTCATCAAGCGCCTCCGGCAGTTCCTCGCGACCGCCGAGGACGAGGTGACCCTCTCCATCCCCGCCAAGCTGCTCCCCGAGATCGAGGACGAGCTCCGCGAGACCGTCGAGCGCGACGTGCTCGTCTTCCTCATGCTCACCGGCGAGGAGTCCGCCAGCGCGAACCTGGACCGGGAGACACCCGTCGCGAGCGTCGTCCGCGTCTGGGCGGAGCGCGCCCCCGTGCTGTTCACCGTCGACACCCGGCTCGGGCTGTTCGCGCCCTACGAGCTCCTCGCGCGCTCGAACACCGGCACCCAGGCGGTGACCATCGCGCAGGAGCAGCTCGTCCCCATCCTCGTCGGCTCCTTCTTCGGCAACTACTGGCCGATGGCCGAGGAGGCCGTCGTCGCCTCCCCGCCGCCGCTCCCGCAGTCGTTCCAGAGCTTCCGGCACGCCGTCTTCGCCGCGACGCGCCACCGGAACCAGGGGACGGAGGTCGTCGCGACCGTCGAGGCCCGACCGGTCCACGACGGCAGCGAGTTCCGGAGCCTGACCGGCCGCGTCGTCGAGGTCCGCCAGTCGCTCGTCGACCCGGTCCGGAGCACCTTCGCCGTCGAGAACGCGCTCGTCCTCGACATCGACGGCGAGCGCGTCTCGGTGGGCGGTCCCGGCGCGTTCATCGAGGACTACGAGGCCCGGTCGGTGAGGCTCGACCCGCTGGAGTAGCGCTCCCGAATCCAGGTCGTGCCGAAACCGGTGGGCCTTAGCGCCCCCGGACCCGAGCCCCGCCCATGACGACGACGAGACGCGTCCGGTCCGAGTTCGTCGCAGCCTGGCACTCGTTCCTGCGCCGGCGGGTCGCCGTGTTCTTCACGTTCTTCTTCCCGGTGCTGCTCGTCGGCATCTTCGGCGCGCTGGTCCAGACGAACCCCACCGGTGGCGGCCTGTTCGCCGAGGACCCGGCGTACTACGTCCCCGGCTACCTCGCGACCGTGGTGCTCCAGACGCCCCTCTCGCGCATGGGCTCGGAGGTCGCCCGGCACCGCGAGGGCAGCCGCTTCGAGAAGCTCGCGACGACGCCGCTCTCGCGGGCCGAGTGGCTCCTCGCCCACACGCTCGTCAACACGGTCATCATCGCCATCGCCGGCTTCGCGCTGCTCGCGCTGACCGTCGTCCTGACCGGCGCGAGCATCACCTTCTCGCCGCTGCTCCTCCTGTACGTGCCGGTCGGCGTGGTCTGCTTCTGCGGCGTCGGCGCGCTGCTCGGCGCGCTCGCGGACTCCCAGGACGGGGCCATCACGGCCGCGAACGCTATCGGGCTCCCCCTGCTGTTCCTCTCGGAGACGTTCGTCCCGCCGTCGATGCTCCCGGACTGGTTCCACCCGCTCGTTGCACTCTCGCCGCTGACGTACTTCGCACACGGGCTCCGGCAGGCGATCTGGTCCGGTGCCGACCCGGGAACCGTCATCCTGGGGCTCGACGCCATCGAATCGCTGGCGCTGCTCGCGGTGCTCGCGGCCGTGTTCTTCGCGCTCGGCGCACGGGCGATTCCCGTGACGGACTGAGCTTCAGAGGAAATCGGAGAGCGTCTTCTCGCTGGACTCGCGCTTCTCGACGGCGAACTCCGACAGCTCGACGAACTCCAGCCCGTCGTCCCTGAGCGTTCGCCGCACCCGGTCGCTGGCGGACGGCGCGACGAGGATGCCCCGCACGTCCGGGTTCGACTCCCTGTAGAGCTCCATGTACCGCTTCAGCTGGTCGACGTTGTTCAGCGTCGCCTGCCGCCGTTTCACCTCGACGACCACCGGCCGACCCTCCGCGTCCTTCCCGTAGAAGTCGATGTAGCCGTAGACGCTCTCGCGCTCGTGCTCCACCACGCGAAAGCCCTCCTCGATGGCCGTCTCGGGGTTGCGCTCGATGTACTCGTGCATCTCCGCCTCGGTCCCACGCTCCTGGTACGTCGCCGGGTCGTCGGCGTCGAACCGCGTCAGCAGGTACGGCTCGTGGAGGTACACCCGCAGGTACTCGTTCGGGTTCGAGCGACGCGCGTACAGCAGCGGCGCGCCCTCGTCCTCCTCCACCTTGATTGTCGCGCCGGCGGGCATCCAGTTCACCGGCTGGTGCCCCGAGGGCCGGTGGACGAGGAGGGTGCCGTCGGGTTTGGCCACGACCAGCCGGTCGCCCGGCCCGAGGTAGCCCCCGCTGCGGCCGTCGTACTCCACCTCGCACTCCGCGAGACAGGTGACCATCGCGCCGTCGCGCTGGCCCGCCCTGACGACGCGTTCGATGGTCTCGGCGTCCGGTGAGTCGTGTCGTTCTGTCGGCACTGCCAGTCGGTACCGAGGTGGTCGTCAAAAGTCGGTCGGTCTCGGCGCTCAGACGAGCAGGCTCACGAGTCGCATCTCGGCGCTGTAGATGTGGTTCAGCATGACGTAGGTGACGACGCCGAGGGTGAGCGAGAGGATCCACGAGCCGGCGGCGATGCGGCCGATGCGCTTGTGCGCGGTGTCCCGGAGCTCCGCCGGCGAGTGCGTGAGCCCGAGCAGCAGCGCGTACAGCACGACCGGCACCGAGACCACGGAGAGCACGATGTGGATGGCGAGCATGAGCAGGTACGCACCGTAGACGAGGTCCGGTGCGCCGACGATGGCCTTCTCGCCGCCGCCGCCGACCTTCGTGAGGTAGAGCACGAGGAAGACGAGGATGAGGCTGAACGAGGTCAGCATGGCGGCCCGGTGCTTCCTGACGTCGCCGTTGCGAATCCAGTACCAGCCGAGCGCGAGCGACACCGTCGCAATCGTGTTGACGACCGCGATGGCGTGCGAGAGCAGGTCCGTCGTTTCCCTGCCGATCTCCGGGTAGATGGGAAAGAGCCCGGCGAACGTGCCGAGGACGAGCGCGTAGCCGAGCGCCGAGAGGACGACCGTCGTCGTCAGCACGTTCTCCCGGACCAGCCCGCGTGCGTTCGAGGTAGCCATTGTCGGGGGTTAGGAGCGGGGTTTCATCGGCCTTGCGCTTCCGGCGGGCCGTCCGAACTGCCACTCTCGTTGATTTACTACAGATTTAGTTGAAAAACGGGCGCTGGCGGCGGCGTGAGTTCCGTTAAAGTAAAACGCGGGCGTGGGGAACGTGGATGTATGAGTACCGACCAGTCGCAGCGGTCGATTCGGTGTCTCGTGGCCAAGGTCGGGCTGGACGGCCACGACCGCGGCGCACACGTCATCGCGCGGGCGTTCCGCGACGCCGGCTTCGAGGTCATCTACTCCGGGCTGCACAAGGCTCCCGACGAGATCGTCCAGGCGGCGGTCCAGGAGGACGTGAACGTGCTCGGCATCTCCATCCTCTCCGGTGCCCACAACACGCTCGTCCCGAAGATCGTCGCCGGCCTGAAGGAGTACGACGCGTTCGACGACACGCTCATCCTCGTCGGCGGGGTCATCCCCGACGACGACAAGGCCGAACTGAAGGAGCTCGGCGTCTCCGAGGTGTTCGGCCCCGGCACGCCGATGGAGGAGACGGTCGAGTACGTCCGCGAGAACGCGCCGGAACGATGAGCGAGTCGGCGGGACTGCTCGAGGACCTGCTCGCCGGCAAGCACCGCGCGCTCGCCCGTGTCATCACGAAGATAGAGAACCACGACCCGGGCTACCGCGAGCTCGTCTCCGGCCTCTACGAACACACCGGGCACGCCGAAGTCATCGGCATCACGGGCAGCCCCGGCGCGGGGAAGTCCACGCTGGTCGACAAGCTCGCAGAGCACTACCGCGAGCAGGGCGAGACCGTCGGCGTCGTCGCCATCGACCCCTCCTCGCCGTACACCGGCGGTGCGGTGCTGGGCGACCGCATCCGGATGGCGTCGAACGTCGGCGACATGGACGTGTTCTTCCGGTCGATGTCCGCCCGGGGCAACCTCGGCGGGCTCTCCACCGCGACGGCTGACGCCGTGAAGGCGATGGACGCCTTCGGCAAGGACAAGGTCATCATCGAGACGGTCGGCGCGGGCCAGAACGAGATCGACATCGTCGGCGCGGCGGACACGGTCTGCGTGCTCGTCCCACCCGGCGCGGGCGACAACGTCCAGATGCTCAAGGCTGGTATCCTCGAGATCGCGGACGTGTTCGTCGTGAACAAGGCCGACATGGACGGGGCGGACCGGACGGTGCAGGAGCTGACCGAGATGGTCCACCTCGGCCAGGGCTCGACGACGGTCGACGCGGGCCACCACGGCTTCGACGAGGTCGAGATGGACCTCGACATGCCCACCGACACCGACCCGTGGAAACCACCTATCGTGGAGACCATCGCCATCGACGGCGAGGGCGTCGTCGACCTCGTCGAGACGTTCGCCGAGCACCGGCAGTTCCTCGAGGACTCGGGCGAGCTCACCCGCCGCCGTCGCCAGCGCGTCGCCGAGGAGATACGGACGCTCCTGCGCGACGACGCGGCCGGGCTCGTCGCGGCCGAACTCGAGGACCACGGCGGCGTCGGCGCGTTCCTCGACGACGTGATGGCCGGCGACACCGACCCGTACACCATCGCCGACGACGTGATGGGGCCGATCCGCGACTGCGTCGAGGAGCAGTAGCCGTTCGCTCCGTTTCCCACTTCGCTGGACGAACCGTGACGCCTATGCGTGGGTCCTCCCTACCCGCGCGTATGGACCGCCGGACACTCCTCGCGTCGGTCGGCACCGCCACCGCAGTCGGGCTCTCGGGCTGTCTCGCTCTCTCCTCGACGAGCCGGACGAACTGCGGCGAGGCCTGCGACATCGGCATGTCGGCGAGCGCCTTCCGCCCGGGCGAACTCGAGGTATCGGTCGGCGACACCGTCGTCTGGAAGAACACCTCCAGCAAGGCCCACACTGTGACTGCCTACGAGGGGGCCATCCCCGAGGACGCCGCCTTCTTCGCCTCGGGCGGGTTCGACGGCGAGCAGGCCGCACGCGACGCCTGGTTCGACAGCCGCGGCGGCGCCATCCCCGTCGGGGAGACGTTCGAACACACGTTCGAGGTGCCCGGCGAGCACAACTACGTCTGTATCCCTCACGAACGCGGCGGCATGACCGGAAAAATCGTCGTGACGGAGTAGTCCGTCGAACGCTTACTCTTCGTCGTCCTCGTCGGCTGCGACGTCGACGTCCTCCTCGTCGACGTCGACTGCGGCCTCCTCCTCCGCGGCGACCTCTTCGGGACGGGCCTCGAGGGTCGCCTTCTTGATCTCGACGCGGCGCAGCGGGTAGATGGTCTTCGCCTCGCCGTAGATGGCCGAGGAGAGACGCCCCTCGACGACGGAGTCGACGAGCTCCGCGAAGGTGCGCTCCGCGGCGGCCTCCTCGACGATGTCGATCATCGTCTCGCGGATGGCGCGCTCCTGGCTGTGGTCCGCCTTCTTCGTCGTGAACGCGACGGGCTGGATCTGGACGCGGTAGTCGTCCGTGGTCAGCACGGTCACGTACGCGTCGATCTTCGACGCGCCGCGGCGGACCAGGCTGCGCAGGTAGTCACGCGTGAGCTCCTGCTTCACGAACTCGGTGTACGCGGCATCGGAGCCGACGTCGGTGATCTTGAAGGTCAGCTTGGTGTTGTTCTCGCTGGCGTTGTCGGTCAGGTCGCCCAGCGTGGTTTCGATGGTGCGGTCGAGCACCTTCTCCGGTTCGTCTGCGGGTGTGCTACCGAGCTCGGCCCGGTCGAACTGCTCCGGGGCGTGCACGGTGTACCACCGCTTCTCTTGCTTCTTGCGGGAAACGGATCGTTCGCTCATGGTTTGGATTTGTTGTGTCGGTATGCGTGCTGTACCACTCTGTCCGCGACGTCGACGTTCACGACGTAGTCGTCGACGGTCGACTGGAGTCCACCGGTCGTCTCGCGCTCGATGTGCGTGACGACCGTGTCTCCCTCGACCTCGCTCTGCATCTCGTCGGTGTTGTCCGGGCGGAGCGCTGCCGCGATCAGCTGCGGGCGCTCGTGTTCTGTCCGGACCGTCGCTCGTCTCATAGTGCCTCCCTGAACGCGTGGATGAACTCCTTCGTCTCGCACTCGTAGGTCGCGTACCCCGTCGTGGCGGTGCCGTCGTAGCTGCCGCCGGTCTGCGTGACCGTCCGGGCCATCGCGCCGGCGATACCACGGTCGTCGACCGCTGCTGCGGCGGCGTCGTCGTCCGCGAGCGCCAGCGCGACCGGCTCCGGCGACCGGAAGTCCCGGAGCAGCCGCGCCACCACCGGCGCGGGCGCGTCGTCGTCGACGCGGGCGACGAACAGGCCGTCGTACCGGCCGGTCGTCGCCGTCGCCAGCGCCTCGTGGGCCCGGGTGGCGGTGTCCCGCCACGCCCTGACGGCCGCGTCGGCCACGTCGTGCCCGAGCGCCAGCGCGATGCCGGTCCCGGGCGCGCTCGCGGCCGTACACGAGAGTACGTCGGCGAACCCGCCGACCGACGCGGTCGGCGAATCCGGCGTCGCGTACGGTCGCAGGCCGCGCTCGACGGCGGTGCCGGCGCGGTCGGTCACGTCGGCGTCGGTGACGGTCTCGACCGCGGCCAGCGATGCGAACCGCCGGCGGGCCGACTCGTCGGCGTCCGGCCCGAGTTCGGCGGCCACGTCCGTCAGCGTCGACTGCGCGTCGACACCGGCCGAGAACGGGCCGTGCAGCCACGTCGAGTGGGCCACGTCGGCGGGTTCCTCGGTCGGCAGGACGGCGCCGGGACGGCGGACCACGCGGCCCGTCGTCTCCGCCGCATCGAGCAGGCGTTCGGTCGCGCCCGTGCCCGGTGCCGCACCCGCCGCGACCGCGCCGGCCAGCGCCAGCACGGCGTCGGGTGCGCCCCCGAGGTCGTTCGCCAGCCGCCAGGCAGCCACGCTCGCCGGCTCGTCGGCCGGGTCGAGGTGGACGGCATCGGCGTCGGAGTCGCCCACGACGAGCGTCCGTCCGTCGCGGTCGTCGACAGCCCCCGCGCGCTCGGTGCGCTCGGCGACGGTGCGCCCGACGCTCACCTGGAACGGGATTCCATCGTCCGCCAGTGCGCGTGCGACCAGCCCCGCCGCTGCGAGACTGTCGCCGTCGGCACGGGGGACGAGGTGGACGAACGGGGCGCTCGCGAGGTCGGCGGCGACGTCGCTCGCCGACTGCGTGCCCCCGTCCGTGATGCGACCCGTGTGCGACATTCAGTTACTCGAGGAGTTCGACGGCCACGTCGTAGGAGTACGTGAAGTCCTCGTCGAGCTCGTCGCCACGGTAGTAGGACACCAGGCGACGGACCTTCGACTCGGTGTTCTGCAGGGCGCGCTTGTTCTGATGGTCGAGCGGGTGCTCCTCCATGTGCTCGCGGAGGCGCACGGCGCGCTCCATCAGGTTGGCCAGGTCCTCGGGCAGGTCCGAGCCAGCGTCGTGCTCGTCGAGGATCTCGGTGACCTTCTTGCCCGTGGCCAGCTTCACGTCCGGGACCGGCGTGCCCGTGACACCTTCGTCACGCAGCTTCATGCCGATCTGGGACGGCTCGTAGTCCTGCTCTGCCAGTTCGACGACGCGGGATTCGATCTCCTCTGCGTCGACGTCGCTCCACTCCGGCGGCTCGTCCGCCACGGGTCTGTCCGAACCGGACTGCCCACGACGGCGTGTATGCATTCGTGCCATAGTCTGAGGATAGGAACAACAGACCGCGCGAGACGAATCCGGTCGCCTGTCTGTCGGCACTGGCGACCGGGAGCACCTCCGCAATCCCAAGCCATCGAAGCCGA harbors:
- a CDS encoding plastocyanin/azurin family copper-binding protein; this encodes MDRRTLLASVGTATAVGLSGCLALSSTSRTNCGEACDIGMSASAFRPGELEVSVGDTVVWKNTSSKAHTVTAYEGAIPEDAAFFASGGFDGEQAARDAWFDSRGGAIPVGETFEHTFEVPGEHNYVCIPHERGGMTGKIVVTE
- a CDS encoding 30S ribosomal protein S3ae, whose amino-acid sequence is MSERSVSRKKQEKRWYTVHAPEQFDRAELGSTPADEPEKVLDRTIETTLGDLTDNASENNTKLTFKITDVGSDAAYTEFVKQELTRDYLRSLVRRGASKIDAYVTVLTTDDYRVQIQPVAFTTKKADHSQERAIRETMIDIVEEAAAERTFAELVDSVVEGRLSSAIYGEAKTIYPLRRVEIKKATLEARPEEVAAEEEAAVDVDEEDVDVAADEDDEE
- a CDS encoding KEOPS complex subunit Pcc1; the encoded protein is MRRATVRTEHERPQLIAAALRPDNTDEMQSEVEGDTVVTHIERETTGGLQSTVDDYVVNVDVADRVVQHAYRHNKSKP
- a CDS encoding exonuclease RecJ encodes the protein MSHTGRITDGGTQSASDVAADLASAPFVHLVPRADGDSLAAAGLVARALADDGIPFQVSVGRTVAERTERAGAVDDRDGRTLVVGDSDADAVHLDPADEPASVAAWRLANDLGGAPDAVLALAGAVAAGAAPGTGATERLLDAAETTGRVVRRPGAVLPTEEPADVAHSTWLHGPFSAGVDAQSTLTDVAAELGPDADESARRRFASLAAVETVTDADVTDRAGTAVERGLRPYATPDSPTASVGGFADVLSCTAASAPGTGIALALGHDVADAAVRAWRDTATRAHEALATATTGRYDGLFVARVDDDAPAPVVARLLRDFRSPEPVALALADDDAAAAAVDDRGIAGAMARTVTQTGGSYDGTATTGYATYECETKEFIHAFREAL
- a CDS encoding 30S ribosomal protein S15; amino-acid sequence: MARMHTRRRGQSGSDRPVADEPPEWSDVDAEEIESRVVELAEQDYEPSQIGMKLRDEGVTGTPVPDVKLATGKKVTEILDEHDAGSDLPEDLANLMERAVRLREHMEEHPLDHQNKRALQNTESKVRRLVSYYRGDELDEDFTYSYDVAVELLE